Part of the Nicotiana tabacum cultivar K326 chromosome 20, ASM71507v2, whole genome shotgun sequence genome, CTGATTCTTTTCATTTATCAGCATTGCAAAGGCACGACTAACCGAAACTGATGGAGATTGCAACAGAATTTGACTTCTAATTGCCTCATATGATTCATTTAATCCCATTAAGAATTGAAAAATCTTTTGTTGTTCTAAATATTCAATAAAATCTCCTGTTCTAGCAGTAACAAGAAGTGAGGGTATAAGAGAGCCATATTCATCCCATAATGACTTCAACCTAGAGTGATAAACAGAGATACTAGAGGTACCTTGAGAAATTGAAGCTATCTCTCATTAGAGATTGTAGACTCGAGAACTATTGACCTTGTTTAATCGATCCTCAAGGTCCAACCAAACCTCGTGAGCATTTTCAGCATACACAATCCAGTAATCAATTCTGAAGATACAATATTCATAATCCATGCCAACACTGTTGCATTGACTCGCTCCCAGTCCTCGCCCAGATCTACGGTGAATTGAGATTTTGTGCAACTTCCATCAATGAACTCTAATTTCCTCTTTGCTCTCAATGCAAGCACCATGACATTGCTCTAAACTAAATAGTTTTCAGTTTCTTCTAGCTCAATCGATATGATCGCATTGCTAGGATTGTCTGACGGTTATAGGAATAATGGATGTCTAGGATTGTCAATGTCTAAAGTCGCCATTGTTAAGCGTAAGAAAAACTCAAAAGAAAACTTCGACGAACTAACAGAATTAGCTTCACAAGAGCTAAATTGAATTTACTCTGACCTCGATCGATTCGCTCAAGCTCTATTCCACCATTAAAGGATAGAGAATTGAAGCTTAGATCGAATcgaatgatgaagaagaagaagaagaagaagaagaagaagaagaagaagaagattctgGAAGAAATCAAATCTTAATTGCAGAGAATGTAAAAGATTACAATGGCTAATTGAGCTAATACGATGTACACATGGGTATATATAATTAACATCTACACcactaactaattaactaactcTTCTACACTACACAGTTGTCACCTAACTAACTTTGTGAATCTCTAAGCTTTTTCAACTTCACAACTGTCACCAGTTGTCACTCTAACCATCTCAAAAATATGTATGAATATGAATAATATCAATAATTATAATAGTTATATAACCACTACAACTACTAAAGAAATTACGGTTAATAAAAGGTTCACGTTCATTTATGGCAAGTTTTTCAAGTTAGGTACGCAAAAAAACAGTAGGTAATTTATACTAATAAGAGAGTAAATCATTTTATCGCTAATGCATAGTCAAATGTTCCTAATTATTTGAATACTGTATGATATTTCATTGGAAAGCTGTTCTACTTTTGACTAATTTATGAATATTAAAGTAGACTAATTTATGAATATTAAAGTAGACTATTTTCAAAgtctatattatatatataataacaaaTCACAAACTTAAGATACTACTAATAATTGAGTAGTAGGTCCAAAATCTAACTAAACCTCCTTTCTATTAGGAACATAAAACAAGacaaactaaaatttaaaaattaaataaatgagACAAATGAGgctttttagattttttttttctgaagaggataataacacacacacacacacatatatatatatatatatatatatatatatatatatatatatatatatatatatatatatatatatatatatatatagtagctAAATTTTTCCGAGagactttattttttattttttttgaatttcctcTCCAAGGCGATACAAACTTGATCCGCACCTACCCAAGCCGCACCTACCCAAGCGAAGGACTTTTTTCCGGTCTTCTGACACATGTTAAGATCCTTAGTTAGTTCCATAttcagtgttgatacccaattttttcctatatattttaaatatgcacaaatatcttcaaaatagcatatatatatatatatataagcatgcacaaggtttttataattttttccataattttaagagtttgaattgatttattttctccccttttatccataaaatccccaataaatattttccaaattattgttttgataattcatttatttatgtcacgacccagatttttcaccatcaggagtcgtgatggcgcgcCTACTAAtgcgagctaggcaagccgactattgAACATATATCCTTTTTATACATTTTACATTCTGTAAACTATTATGAAGCATTAACCTTTATACAACGGAATTTACCAAAAGtggaagaaaaacaataaacaTTTCTGAATATGAatccaatacaactgtttgagtttcgactacctagaactggtgtcacagtttcacagacggtctaagaatactacatataaaggtctaaaagaaataaatacaacattgtctCTGGAAATATATGTAAGAAACAGAaaaagtagatagaaggagatgttaagacctgcggacgcctgcaagactaTCTCGGGTCGCATGATGAACAAGAATCAGCAATCATACTATGGtctgaagtctacaacactggggtaTGCATAAaagagtacagagtgtagtatcagtacaaccgaccccatgtgctggtaagtgcctagcctaacttcggcgaagtagtgaggaagctaggaccagactaccaaataaacctgtgcagttatataatatacagcggaaagtaaagcaggaataagcaagtaaagatgggagggggtacatgctacgAGGGTATACAAGTATAATAGTAAATCAAGAGTAATGGTCTAAGGGCAGCTTAGAATTCAtagcaaaacaaaagaaacatatATCCAATCTAATCACACTTGTATCAATAATTGTTGTGGCGCGTAACCCGGTCTCGATATATAATAAcgctattgcggcgtgcaacacgatccgtatcatttatcactgttgtggcgtgcaacccgatccacatatatcattgttgtgacgtacaacccgatccacatatatcattgttgtggcgtgcaacccgatccacatatatcattgttgcggcgtgcaacccgatccatgatAAGAACGAGAGATTTGGCATTCTTTTGACATATATCCATAACAAAGAGATTTGGCATTCTTAAGACATGTATCCATTAAAGAGAGATTTGAAATCTTAAGAGAGATACATATatcaatttcaaaaaaaaatcatggCATCGTAAGAACGTGAGATTTGGCAATTATAAGGGAATctggtgtaatctttctcaagaatatcatacggattatTCCCTATTTTGATCTCGCCGTCACGTGTTTAGTCGCGATTGACGTGttttagagggattgtcaagagaatcagtccaggtatgttaaggctatcctttctttcttttggcatgatctatacgatacaaacgaaacgagcaaatgcacaattttcataaatgactctattcctagagcattgactcgagttgtgaagtgaattgtgaagtaaaagtgaggaagagaagagatcattatgtttcccccttgccgggctattgttgaattATGGTTCCCTTgtattgtgttcttaattgatattacggatgcttaggttgatgattctttgtgttgggtAAAGATTCTTGTTATTCTTtaggaacaagtttggttatagctaaggtagttagatgttgaaacATGTTTGGTTATAGATGAGGTAGTTAGATATTGTAACAAGTTTGAttatagttgaggtagttagatgttgtaacaagtttcgttatagctgtttctcccttgccgggatgtaatTACTCATGCTGTCGAATCCCTTGTCGGGGTAGTGTACACCTTATtcatcccttgtcgggactctcaTCATAATTGCAACAatatatatgtggattgggttgcacgccgcaataatattatatgtggatcggggtGCACGTcacaacaatactatatatggatcgggttgtacgctgcatcaatattatatgtggatcgggtttcacgccacAACAATGAGGTTCAATAtcacttatattttcacaattcgttatacaacttgagacAACACtcttcaatgttcataggtcacaattctttccacaaactttacacaacaatagaaatcttcaccaaggcatgaataataaaacgaagtcatgaaaatcacacaatataagactcacggtcatgcttgacaccaacgtatagatatttatcaccatgcctatacgtcgtactcaacaagaaacaaatagcaattaggacataactcctaatccctcaagctaaggttagaccaaacacttatcttgatgccacgaacacaatttacgcttcaattatagctttaccccttgattccaccaccaattcgctcgaatctagccacaagttacttaattatatcaataaacgctaaatgaatcaaccccaatgcatgaaaatgagttttccaaagttttacccaaaagtcaaaaattgcccccgggcccacatggtcaaaacccgagtttcgaaccaaaacccgattacacattcccccacgaacccaaatatatgatttgttttgaaattggacctcaaattgaggtccaaattcccaattttgaaagacctaagttctacccaaaacactcaattttctccatgaaaatcattgattttaagttgaaatcaggTTAAAAGATgctaatgattgaaggaaatgagttaaaattaacttacaatcgatttggaagaagattTGTTCTTGGTAAATCGCCCTAAGGAGtatgtgttttgaaaagatgtgaaaaatgggttaaaatcgtataagtataaaagttgcaggtctcagatATGGGAATTGTGAATTGCGAACCCTGACCTCTTCAGGCTTGGGAATTGCAAAACAGGGCTCCCATTTGCGAACTCTTCAGGAAAAtaggaccttcgcatttgcgaacaatttatcgcatttgcgacttgggaattgcgactacttcatcgcatttgcgactcaaggATGGAAGAGGGACACTCGCATTTGTGAAAGAAGTTTTGCATTTGTGAGAATGGGCAGGCCTGGGATGGTTTCGCATTTGCTATccaaccttcgcatttgcgagccaggctttgtaaatgcgaagcctgcaggcctggaCACACCAgctaaaatctgcaacttttctaagtccaaaatgcatcccgtggcctatccaaaactcacccgagccctcggggcaccaaaccaaatatacacacaacctcaaaaatatcttaCGGACTTATTCGAGtaatcaaatcactaaaataacatcacgaacatcgaattaaacctcaaaatcaatgaaatttctcaaaacttctttaaacaccAAACTTTCCAAttaaggtctgaatcacgtcaaacggaatccatttcttaccaaacttcacataattatcttaaatcatatataagacctgtaccggatgccgaaactaaaatacgggcccgataccaacatgttctaatcaaaatttctttccaaatcctttaaacaatttcagaaaataattttctttaaaaattcatttctcgggcttgggacctcggaatttgattccgggcatacgcacatgtctcatattttcctacggaccctccgagaccatcaaatcatgggtccgggtccgggtccggatccatttacccaaaatattgaccgaagtcaaattaattagtcaaacttTATCacttttcacagattttcacatataagctttccggctacgtgcccagactatgcacacaaatcgaggtgatgctaataGAGGCTTTTAAAGCCTTGGAACGCAAAATTcaatttaaaaacaagtgatgacctcttCGGTCATCACatttctccacctttaaaacaatcgttcgtcctcgaacggacagaaaaaggaagtacctgagttagggaaaagatggggataacggctccgcatatcggactcggactcctaggttgATGCCTccggaggctgacctctccacttaacacaacagaaggaaaaatcttcgatctcaactgacgaacctgccggtctagaataactaccggctcctcctcataagacaagtccttgtccaactggacagtgctgaaatctaacacgtgggatggatcactgtgatacttccgaagcatggacacatgaaacactggatgcacggttgataagctcggtggaaacgcaagtctataagccacctctcccactcgatcaagaatctcaaacgggccagtgaacctagggctaagcttgccctttttTCCCAATCTCATCACatccttcataggtgacactcgaaGAAATAcctgctcaccgaccatgaacatcaaatcacgaaccttgtggtcggcataactcttttgcctgcactgagctgtacaaagcctatcctgaataatcctgaccttgtccagggcatcctgaaccagattcgtacacaacaaccgagcctctcccgactcaaaccatccaaccagagaccgacatcgtctaccatacaaagtctcatacggagccatctgaatactcgactggtagctattgttgtaggcaaactctgctaaaggcaaaaactaatcccacaagcctccaaagtcaatgacacaagctcggagcatatcctccaaaatctgaatag contains:
- the LOC142174205 gene encoding uncharacterized protein LOC142174205; its protein translation is MVLALRAKRKLEFIDGSCTKSQFTVDLGEDWERVNATVLAWIMNIVSSELITGLCMLKMLTRLKSLWDEYGSLIPSLLVTARTGDFIEYLEQQKIFQFLMGLNESYEAIRSQILLQSPSVSVSRAFAMLINEKNQRKVYVSNSQISLANEMNESTIFMNTRGNQTKFKRLNDLYYEYCHFKGH